A stretch of Solea senegalensis isolate Sse05_10M linkage group LG10, IFAPA_SoseM_1, whole genome shotgun sequence DNA encodes these proteins:
- the adm2b gene encoding protein ADM2 isoform X2: MCALLPAWLWLLLGLLPVEVQTRALTLQSLSHRHRLSLTRTSKPLKSSPHVTAMPPVSDLSVTIDNHITPGHNRHFSWKALLHKEAPLTWSDPLLLQEAPAHLHGSRGRRHAGGGSGRSHSHLMRVGCVLGTCQVQNLSHRLYQLIGQSGREDSSPVNPRSPHSYG, from the exons ATGTGTGCGCTGCTGCCCGCgtggctgtggctgctgcttgGCCTCCTGCCTGTGGAGGTCCAGACCCGAGCTTTGACTCTGCAGAGCctctctcacagacacag GCTGAGTTTAACCAGAACTTCCAAACCCCTCAAATCTTCACCTCACGTCACCGCCATGCCTCCTGTGTCTGACCTCTCCGTTACCATTGACAACCACATCACACCAGGACACAACAGACATTTCTCATGGAAAGCACTGCTGCACAAAGAGGCCCCGCTCACATGGTCTGATCCGTTGTTGCTGCAGGAAGCACCGGCTCACCTGCACGGTTCAAGAGGTCGTCGCCATGCCGGTGGTGGCAGTGGGAGGAGCCACAGCCACCTGATGAGGGTGGGGTGCGTCTTAGGCACCTGTCAGGTTCAGAACCTCAGCCACCGTCTCTACCAGCTGATTGGACAGAGTGGGAGGGAAGACTCCTCCCCCGTCAACCCTCGCAGTCCTCACAGCTACGGCTAA
- the adm2b gene encoding protein ADM2 isoform X1 translates to MQFPKCKCVCACAHVSVRACVCLRVFAHLVFSLLMPRIENMLKKIGEANSITTLDLCKSRLSLTRTSKPLKSSPHVTAMPPVSDLSVTIDNHITPGHNRHFSWKALLHKEAPLTWSDPLLLQEAPAHLHGSRGRRHAGGGSGRSHSHLMRVGCVLGTCQVQNLSHRLYQLIGQSGREDSSPVNPRSPHSYG, encoded by the exons ATGCAATTTCcaaagtgtaagtgtgtgtgtgcatgtgctcatGTAAGcgtacgtgcgtgtgtgtgtttgcgtgtgtttgCGCACCTCGTTTTTAGTTTACTTATGCCCCGGATTGAGAACATGCTAAAGAAGATTGGGGAAGCCAACTCTATCACCACCCTGGACCTCTGCAAGAGCAG GCTGAGTTTAACCAGAACTTCCAAACCCCTCAAATCTTCACCTCACGTCACCGCCATGCCTCCTGTGTCTGACCTCTCCGTTACCATTGACAACCACATCACACCAGGACACAACAGACATTTCTCATGGAAAGCACTGCTGCACAAAGAGGCCCCGCTCACATGGTCTGATCCGTTGTTGCTGCAGGAAGCACCGGCTCACCTGCACGGTTCAAGAGGTCGTCGCCATGCCGGTGGTGGCAGTGGGAGGAGCCACAGCCACCTGATGAGGGTGGGGTGCGTCTTAGGCACCTGTCAGGTTCAGAACCTCAGCCACCGTCTCTACCAGCTGATTGGACAGAGTGGGAGGGAAGACTCCTCCCCCGTCAACCCTCGCAGTCCTCACAGCTACGGCTAA
- the adm2b gene encoding protein ADM2 isoform X3 encodes MCAVSSPFHMLSLTRTSKPLKSSPHVTAMPPVSDLSVTIDNHITPGHNRHFSWKALLHKEAPLTWSDPLLLQEAPAHLHGSRGRRHAGGGSGRSHSHLMRVGCVLGTCQVQNLSHRLYQLIGQSGREDSSPVNPRSPHSYG; translated from the exons ATGTGTGCAGTCTCAAGTCCTTTTCACAT GCTGAGTTTAACCAGAACTTCCAAACCCCTCAAATCTTCACCTCACGTCACCGCCATGCCTCCTGTGTCTGACCTCTCCGTTACCATTGACAACCACATCACACCAGGACACAACAGACATTTCTCATGGAAAGCACTGCTGCACAAAGAGGCCCCGCTCACATGGTCTGATCCGTTGTTGCTGCAGGAAGCACCGGCTCACCTGCACGGTTCAAGAGGTCGTCGCCATGCCGGTGGTGGCAGTGGGAGGAGCCACAGCCACCTGATGAGGGTGGGGTGCGTCTTAGGCACCTGTCAGGTTCAGAACCTCAGCCACCGTCTCTACCAGCTGATTGGACAGAGTGGGAGGGAAGACTCCTCCCCCGTCAACCCTCGCAGTCCTCACAGCTACGGCTAA
- the LOC122776180 gene encoding chitin synthase-like, translating into MSTEMRLQEDTLDQEETNFWEELQEKYLKPLPVDKEKQKKMANDLKDLRNKINFAFFIINALWLMATFTLQVFFDGPYAIKVPKVTHTLEATGEMVTIDPVAFMFIVGFATSVTIQFLTMFYHRLFTLIHFVAFLDTEPKDDKLEKHKKKYLKGKKLDSDSVSNVDSVSNVDSTSIADSTSIADSSITGTSQEDSDTEGSDFESFSHFSRQDDGTLV; encoded by the exons ATGTCCACTGAAATGCGTCTGCAGGAGGACACACTCGACCAG gagGAGACCAACTTCTGGGAAGAGCTTCAGGAGAAGTATTTGAAACCTTTGCCTGTtgacaaagagaaacagaaaaaaatggcGAACGACCTGAAGGATTTGAGAAACAAG ATCAACTTTGCCTTCTTCATTATTAACGCCCTGTGGCTGATGGCGACCTTCACGCTCCAGGTCTTCTTCGATGGTCCCTATGCCATCAAGGTCCCAAAGGTCACACACACCTTGGAAGCAACTGGAGAAATGGTAACGATCGACCCCGTCGCCTTCATGTTTATCGTGGGATTTGCAACGTCGGTCACCATCCAGTTCTTAACCATGTTCTACCACAG ACTCTTCACCTTGATCCATTTTGTGGCCTTTTTGGACACAGAGCCCAAAGACGACAAACTGGAAAAGCATAAAAAGAAATatctgaaaggaaaaaag CTTGACTCAGACTCTGTGTCCAACGTCGACTCTGTGTCCAACGTTGACTCCACCTCCATCGCTGACTCCACCTCCATCGCTGACTCCAGCATCACTGGCACGTCACAGGAGGACTCGGACACGGAAGGGAGCGACTTTGAGTCCTTCTCACATTTTAGCCGTCAAGATGACGGGACGCTCgtttaa